The following proteins are encoded in a genomic region of Dyadobacter sp. UC 10:
- a CDS encoding lipocalin family protein, translated as MTKHTFFFLLFIFFLDCTNDPGLITGNWVTQISDQSTHKQGFTLHDDGQASSINLNAKRYDSWERQDNLLILKGSDEGQAGGSEVIDTLRIISVADSSLVLENHGKRVRYSKTENPSKLITDFETHKCFVYRSAKDSAFLHIELAGQQVTGELFYAFHEKDRNRGTIAGKILGDTLLARYKFMSEGTESIREVAFLKNGPDWVEGFGNVKEQDGITVFKDRSKVSFEKGLAFKGIRCP; from the coding sequence ATGACCAAGCACACTTTCTTTTTTCTGCTATTTATCTTTTTTCTGGACTGCACAAATGATCCGGGCCTGATCACCGGAAACTGGGTAACTCAAATATCCGATCAATCCACTCACAAACAAGGATTTACATTGCATGACGATGGCCAGGCATCGTCCATCAATCTGAATGCGAAGCGGTATGATTCGTGGGAAAGACAGGACAACCTATTGATTCTCAAAGGGAGCGATGAAGGTCAGGCGGGCGGAAGTGAAGTAATTGACACACTGAGAATCATTTCCGTAGCCGACAGCTCACTGGTGCTGGAAAACCACGGAAAGCGGGTCCGTTACTCAAAAACCGAAAACCCAAGCAAGCTTATTACCGACTTTGAAACACATAAATGCTTTGTATATCGCTCAGCCAAAGACTCAGCATTCCTGCATATCGAGCTGGCGGGCCAGCAGGTTACCGGGGAGCTCTTTTATGCTTTCCATGAAAAAGACAGGAACAGAGGAACAATAGCAGGTAAAATACTCGGAGATACCTTGTTGGCAAGATACAAATTCATGTCCGAAGGCACTGAATCAATCCGGGAAGTGGCGTTTCTGAAAAACGGGCCTGATTGGGTGGAGGGTTTCGGAAATGTAAAAGAACAGGATGGAATAACCGTTTTTAAAGACAGATCTAAGGTCAGTTTTGAAAAGGGTTTGGCCTTTAAGGGGATCAGGTGTCCGTGA